In the genome of Lactuca sativa cultivar Salinas chromosome 3, Lsat_Salinas_v11, whole genome shotgun sequence, the window AAAGGATCACCAATTGTTTAACaattaaaaggtatgtaactctaaaACCCTATTGGTTACTTTCGAAAATTAGCCTCCTCtattagggttcttgttttgcaattcaaagttatatgttcaatagttaaaacatagatccaaagtaggttgcatgtgaacttaggaattgtttttctagtttatttgttttaactaaaacccatcaaaaccggcCTGACTGAACATTTTGAGTTCCAAATACATCCCGAGAATCACCTCCGTACCGCCAACCAACTACTATATTGTTGTCTAAACTCAAAATTTAATGGAAACACGACCCCTAGCTACGAACGAACCCTGGCTTCTTGCCCTTAGCCATCAAAACATCCAATTGATGTGACTAAATTGAACGGTTATACACCTACTAATACAACCTCGGCTAACCACATGATTCAAACCAATTAATCACCGAGCCTTAAGATTCCCTTCAATGCACTGCCATACTCACCGGGTCCGCAACTTATGTCTGGAATACCCCTGCAAGGTCCTTAACATAAGTCTAGATTACCGTCGGATACTATACAGATACTGCTGTCATACCAACACTAGCATGACGACCCACGACCAAAACCACAAAGTCTAAAGATTCTCAACGACAACCTAATAATCTATAAAAACCCGAATAACCTTTCCTTAAGCATAACCCAAGCACTACACGAGCCACCCGAACCCTTATAACACTTCCTCAGCTGCATTTACTAAtcgacccccccccccctaatgtGTCTCTAAGAATGTTGTGACTCGAACCGATCGGTCATCTCTGACCTGAACTGTCCACTGATATTTGAAACATAACCCCAACCGCTCTCTAAGGTTGAATACCCAACTTCCAGAGAAAACCACACAAAACGGGGACTCTCAGTACTATAATAACAAACCATCCTTGTCACTATCCTTCCTGAAATCGGGAACTCATCAGTCTGTTCTTAGAATCCTTACCTTAAGACTGATGATCATCCATTCGTCGAACCTACCACTAGTCCCTGACTAGGGGCATCACTAGAGGTGTCGGCTGGAAAAAAAGAAAAGATGCTTGGTCAAAGACAGAATACTGTTAGGTGGACCATCATGGGATTGGATTTCATATCCTTCCAATGATGCTCAAATCGAAGAATTGCTCATGCTCTCATCATTACTTGGATCCTTCCAACCAAGTACATCTGATGATGGGTGGAAATGTGGTATCACCGCTGATGGGGTTTTCCAGGTAGCTGCCCTCAGGTATGAAATTGACAATCTAGACAATCCGGTTATGGCGGATCGTATGGAATGGAGTCGTGAGGTACCCATCAAGGTTATAGGTTTTATTTGGAGAGCAATTCAGAATCGAGTGCCAACATTATGTGCACTTAAGCAGAGAGGTGTAGACACGGGTTCCATTATGTATAGTTATTGTATGACGGTGGAGGAGGAATCTGATCACGTTTTGCTCTCGTGCCCATTTGCAAAAATCGTGTGGGAATGGATTCTTAGTGGTGTGGCATTCATATGCCCCAGATCTCGACAATTGGAGAGATGATTGAGTTCATGAATTCGTTTATACCAGGTAAGGAACATAGAAATAACCTAATTTTCATCTGGTATGGGACGATATAGTGTATTTGGAAGGCGCGATGTGATAGAGTACTAAAAAATATAAGGATTCATCCAACAAAGGTGGCTGAATTTATCAAGTCCCATGTGTTTATTCGGATCAAACATAGAAGGTTGAAATGTTGTTATAGATGGATTGATTGGTCTATCTCCCCTTTACTTTGCATGTAAACTCTCAGTACTTTATTCTTGTTTCCCGGTCGGCTAGTGACTTGCTAGGCGGATGTAGACAGAATTGTTTTAATATATTTCCTGGTTCCAAAAAGAATATTTATTTACAAGTTAACCACATAAATTTATATCGTACATACTGCTTTGACATTCTTCTAGCAAAATATAAGTAGAATTTGTGTCGGATCACCTTTGCAATGGTGTTTGAAATAGGTTTCTAGTGGCTACTTTTGCTATACTTTACCATATCTAAAATAATGACATGTTCCAAAAATAGTCAGTGCATGTTGAAATTTTCTTTTGGCTTTGTTTGGAGAATCCATGGAAACCAATATGCCACGACTCTAGAGATAAGGGAAAGGGTTGTGTTTTATCTGCCAAATTGTCAATCCGAGTCATCTGCGAATCCAAAAATGCAAACATTCGTAAGTGTGGCATGTGGGCGGTTCTAACTTTAAAGGCTGACATCTTGCAACTTGCAACTTGTCTTCATTTTGTACCTCTAATTTTCTTcaattaaattatattatattctTATTTGAACTAATTGTCTTTTCATTTTGTTATATCATCTGAATTAGTGAAACATTATGCTAAATGGCTTGTTATTTTATGGAAATAtacttaattaaatgtttaagtgaaaattGAAATCCCCCAACCAGTTATTATCATTATTCTATATtggttatataattattattaataataactaaatgctagtatcttattatctatattttttttcatatattaaGACATTAAATTAACTATCTTACGCTATTTTATTAGTACAAAATTATGCATTGAAACATGTTGCCGTACAATACATTATAAATGCAAAAGTGATACTAAATGCATAAAAAGTAATTATGCTGTTTGGAGACTCtgtaaacgaaaaaaaaaagttattatcaataatagaaaacacccaaaaataaaaaaataaaataaaataaaaaataaaaaattcggTTTAACAGGTGAAATCGAATATACCCTGTAAAAGATAAATaggaaaaaaaatgtttaaaaacttGATGTATACAGAAATAACATTAATGGCGAGTCAAATAAAAGTGGTTGATTGGTGAtataaaagtttttcccttaaTAATGTTTTCATTTACGAATATTGGGTATTGCATTGataacaatttatttatttatattaatatta includes:
- the LOC111886499 gene encoding uncharacterized protein LOC111886499, with the translated sequence MLSSLLGSFQPSTSDDGWKCGITADGVFQVAALRYEIDNLDNPVMADRMEWSREVPIKVIGFIWRAIQNRVPTLCALKQRGVDTGSIMYSYCMTVEEESDHVLLSCPFAKIVWEWILSGVAFICPRSRQLER